A stretch of DNA from Lotus japonicus ecotype B-129 chromosome 4, LjGifu_v1.2:
ACGACGCACACCAAAGCCTTGTACCATGCCAGAACCTCCTTAGCTCACATAACACCTCTCcaaacatgatttttttttggttttctaaaaaacattttcaatatttatttaattttgtagATAAAAATAATACAACAATATgtctaaataaataaataataaataatattttgagaAAAATATATCATATTGGACGCGTGTCAATGCATTTGCATAAACCCTAGTAATCGTAAACCTCAGGTTTCATCGACAGCTAAGCTATAGTGGTGACTAGAAACAACTAACAGAGGCGCTCCTTCATACAGAGCTTCAACAATGGCGCCGAAGAACCAGCACGACGGAACCCTAAAAAAGAGGAAGCGAAACACCACTGAACCACCTCACAAATCTCCGTCCAAATCCAAGGCACCCACCAAGTTCGCCGCCTCAAAGAAGCACAAACCTAACTCAGCTGGTAAAGAGAAGAATGAAAAGCCCACGGTTCCCGTCACTGGCCGAGAACGTCGAATCCAATCCAAGGTAACTAACTGAATTCATATCTTGTTTTCATTTGCGGGTTTTCGCAATCAGAGATTGCttgttttgatattttttttgttttgtttcaggAACTTGCAGAGgctagaaagaagaagagaaagcggCATTACACTCTTGAACAAGTAAGTATTATCCTCATATTCTACTCTATAATCTATACGTGTATATATTGTTCTTTTATGAGATGAATTGAAGCCTTGACAGTTGACATTATAGCATAGTTAATTTCACTATGTGTTGTTTTCTTTCAATTCTGGCTATAATTGAATGGAATATACTTAATTCTGATTAGGAACTTGCGCGTCTATGGGAAAAGATGAGACGTCACGAGATTGCTAAAGAGGATAGAGCTAAGTATGTTCCTATAGAAAACATATCAAGGACTGATAGTGATATTGTATGCTAAATGCTAAGCCTTTTTTTATCCTTGTATCTTATTTAGGTTGGTGACAGAAGCTTTGCAAAAGATGAAGGGGAAGATTCCTGAGATTGCGGGGTCTCATGTTTCTTCCCGTGTCCTTCAGGTATTTTTTTGAAGAATTTTCGGTTTTACGTCGTTTTTAGACTTGCTTACAGTTTTAACCTTTTGCtttctttttgttttgattATTGAAAGACATGTGTCAAGCATTGTTCACAAGCTGAAAGAGATGCGGTGTTTGAGGAGCTTCAGCCACATTTTCTGAATCTAGCATATAATGCATATTCTGTTCACTTAGTAAAGAAGATGCTTGACAATGGTAATGGTCTACTTGAAGTGATAATGGATTTATTACTAATAAACACTGAGTAATGATGAGTTTTCTGACTCTAATTGGTCGTCCTCCGTTTTCAGCCTCCAAGAAGCAACTAGCTGGCTTTATCTCCAGTCTTCGTGGTCATGTTGCTCCTCTTCTTCGCCACATGGTTGGATCAGTTGGTATGTAACTTATGTTTTGGCAGTATATTGCAGTTGTTCATTGTTTACTTCAGTTTTTCGGAGGTTTTTTAACGGTTTACTGGGGGGAAGCTTTTCACTCTTTTTGGATGTATAAAGTAGCATATATATTGACATGAAGTTTAATTTGAAGATGGCTAGTTTAGGATTTGAGGGAGACTAACAATGAAGAAAACGGGGGGAAATCCATAAATCAGTTTTCTTATCACcacattttttttcaattttcatgcaCTGATACCAATTGTTAATGATTCAAACATTTCAGTTGTGGAGCATGCTTACGAGCTGGCAAATGCTGCACAAAAACAACAGCTGCTTTCGGAATTGTACTCCACTGAGCTTCAGCTGTTTAAGGACCTAGTCTCATCGAAGGAGAGCAGGTAAAAATTCAGCAGTTAGGATTTACATTATAGCATTTGAAATAATGCTGGATCAACATCTCTTCTATGTGTcccattttaaaaataattcagAGATAATTACTGGAATTTAGAATATATGGTATAATTATTCTTGCGCAGTGTGTGTGTAATGCAAAAGGACTTATCCAACGTCTGCAAACTTACATAGAAAGGAATGATGGAGTCTCCATTTCCaacttcttttattttattgagaCCTGCTTGTATTTGAATGCCTTTTGGGGAGTTTTGGTAGGGGCCATGGGTTATAGAACTGGGAGGCAATATCTGCAACTTATGCCATAGGTAGTAAATTAGTTTTTGCTTTACTGGAGAGTTTTATGTTGTGCACGTATTAATAATTCCAAGGCTTCTATAGGTGAGTAAACTGTCAGACTATTGCTATTAACAGTCTATAATTTTCTAACAAAGTTTCCCTTAAAAAAAGTGAATACACATTACTTTGATTTAAATTTGTTTGGCATTTTTGTTTTACGAGGCTGGCAATCCATAAAGCTGgctcaaatattttttttgttgcaaTAATTTCTCCTCTTCTTGGATTGATATGATCTCTTGATTTAACTGACCTTTACTAGATGGCATTTATTCGTTGCTTTACCTCTTGCTGGAGCTTTTCCCCTTAGCTTTTAATTGCATGTCAGGTTGCTAGATATAATGTCCAAGTTGGATCTACAAAAAGGTTCAGTTTTGCGCCATATGGCATCAGTGATTCAGCCAATCTTAGAGAAAGGGATTGTTGACCACTCTATCTTACACAGACTCTTGCTGGAATACTTTACCATTGCTGGCAAGGTATTTATCTCCAATTCCCCAGCCCATAATTCTGCGTACTTCTTGTCACAGCCAACATGTTTAACCATGGCAATAGCTTCTTTTATCTAagttaagttttttttgaaGACCTCTGTCGCAGAGATAATCCAACAGCTATCAAGTCCTCTCCTTGTTCGAATGATTGGCACAAAGGATGGAGCCAAAATTGGAGTTCTGTGTGTAAAATATGGGAGTGCCAAGGTTTCTGTAGCTACTTTTTTTCTCATCAATAGAAATGTGTAGAGTACTCATGATGATTGAATCTGCTGAATCACTCATCTTCTACTTCGCTTTCCCCTTTtaggaaagaaagaagattaTCAAAGGATTGAAAGAACACATAGGCAAAACAGCTTACCATCAATATGGGTGTATGGTAAGCAATTTGACTCTCCAGCTATGTTTTGTTGCCGAGCCTAGCTATGGTATTAGGTATAGTTATGCTTTGCATCTATGGTAAGTCTGAAGTTTTCATGCTGAAGCTTCCTCCTTCTAAATAAGAAAGATTTGGTCTTCTGGAACTAGTTCAAAATGGACAAACTTAAAATTAGTGAATTTGGAAATAGCTGCAAATGAAATTCAGACATAGAGGCTTACATGGTTGTTATGAGTTGGCATGCCTGCTTAACATTTATATGCCTGCGCTGTTCCTTGAGTCGTCCATGGCAAATCTATTGACTCAATAGTTTCTTTCCATAAGTAGTTGCTACTGTACTCTTACTCTACTTGTTTTGGACTAATGTGTTGAGTTTCCAAAGAGGCAATATACCACCCCTGGAAATCAGCGAAAACAAATCATTATGTCTGCAACTTCTAATTCAGATTAATATCAATACTTAAtttgtttaatttaaatttCAGGTGCTGGTTTGCATCCTTTCTGTTGTTGATGACACAAAACTGATAACAAAGGTGTGTGTGGCTTTGCTCTGATTCTGATTTTCTCGTAAATAGTCATTTTTTCTATATAGTGAaatttttgtttcatatttagCTTCATTCTCATTACAGGTTATCATTCGTGAGCTTCAATCAATACTAAAGGAGCTTGTTTTGGATAAGGTTTCTTTCTTTACACTTCACATATGATGTTTATAAGCATTATGAAATAGATGCTAGTATAGTTTTTATCAATCAATAAGGACATCCTTAAAATCATTATATGCATATGAGCAGTTAGCATtttttgctgttttttttttcaatcctcCTGCCCTAACTTTGTCTATTTTAATTTGGTGCGTCGGAAAACTCCCCAACTTCGTCTATAAAACAACATATAAATATTGTTTATTGCATATTCTCATGATACTGGTTATGATGTTTTACAGAATGGAAGACGTCCCTTACTCCAATTACTACATCCTAATTGTTCACGCTATTTCAGTCCTGAGGATCTTGCTTCTCTGAATTCTTCTATACCTTCTCTGTCTCTCAAGGTTATTTTTTAACCTATCCTTTCTACTTTGTTTTTGGTACTTCCAAGCAGCTATATTAGTCACACTTTTTGTTTTCGTTTCTGTCAGGATCAGTCAGAAACAAGCTCTCAGACAGAAACTTCAAAGGCTTCACTTGATGACAATGAATCCAACGAAGACAAAGAAGTGACAGTGGATGAAGTTAATAAAGATAAAACATCTGTGGATGATTCTGACCTAGCAGAGAGTGGGAAAAAAGACCCATTAGTTAGAAGGCAAGAGCTTTTGATCAATAGTGGACTTGCAGAGGTATGTTGCTTTACTTTGCCTTTCCTTAACTTTTTTTGTTCAGATTCAATTGTTTTTATAAAACGGgttatttacattttttatatTGTTGATACAATTATATTGATTTTGGTCCCGCAAAGCTAGGGCCAGATCGATTATTTGAATTGTGAGATTGTGTTGAAAATGCTGTTTGATTGTAATTTTCTTGCAGAGTCTTCTTGATGTATGTACTGAGAGTGTGGGAGAACTGATACGGTCAAATTTTGGCAAAGAGGTCTTATATGAGGTAATCAAAATGATGTTGACATTAGAATTTCACAATTTCTAATAATTTGGTTCTGAGCATTACCTTTTGGGTGAATTCAACTGCGCATTCAGGTTGCAACAGGGGGTTCCGGTGGCATACTACACCCAACTTTGGACGATAAGATTAATTCTCTTCACAAAGCAATAGCATCTCTTGCAGCATTGCCAAAATCAGAAGATTCAGAAGAGGAGCATGTCCTTGAAAATTTCCATTCAAATCGGACCATTAGAAAACTAATTTTGGATTGCCCCAGCTTTGCTTCCACATTATGGGAGGAAGCTTTAAAAGGGAAATGTGAGTCATGGGCGCATGGTCACAGGTAGGCTTCATTTGCTCTTGTATTATTCTTTAATGAGATAAGGGTACTAAGGTCTATGatttcttatgttttttttcctCTTGATACTCTGATTGCAGCTGTAAGGTTATTTCTGCATTTTTGGAATCACCAGATTCTGAGGTACAGAAACTTGCAAAAAAAGAGCTGCAGCCATTAATTGATAATGGAATTCTGAAGAACCTGAAACCCACGGAACAAGCAACCCAATAATTTCCTTGCATGGAGAAAAGAACTACAACTCAATAGGACAGTGTCGGCGCACAACATCAGTAGCTAATACACCGTTTAAGTTATGGGTTTCTTTCTGATTTGATTGCATAaactaaattttaattaaaaagctTCTGCTGTTGTAACCCTGATAATCAAAAGAAACAGCGCAAGTGCATTAACATTACTTGAAGTAATGACCTGTTTTTGCTCATTTTCCCTTGCGGCAGTTTTGCTATTACCATAAGTGAATGCTACCGGCCTATTATACCATGAATTTTTTGCGGCCTTTTGGTATTCAgctgtttaatttgatttttcgAGCTGTTATGTACCATACTTTACACAttaatcattatattttttacccTGAGGTTGGGAAGGAGTAGCATATATATCATGACAAATTCATAATGAAATGCATTTACTTCTGTAAACTAGCAAGAATGTGACAATCACATTTCCTTAATTGAATGTGAAAATGCTAAGAGCTAATATCATGATGGGACAAAAGCATATATGCTTGCAAACGTGCTCCTTGCTCTGCCTTCAAAAACAGGGGAGGCATGCTGCGCTCCTCTATTATGTCTGTGCAGCATACTAGTTGTCTGCAAGTACCAAAATGTTGAAGAATTTTTGAAAACATGTTCCCTCAGATGAGGGTAGCCTTGGTACAAATAATCTGATGGATTGAAAACAGGGGTTTCTTTGTCAAATCTATGCATTGACTTGCTTCTTTGTAGATAGGCAACCGGATTGGAGAGTGGAGATTCCTTCCTTGACATTGAATTTGTTCGCATACAGTTCTCTACCACCTTAGCCTCCTCCTTGAATCTCTCCCTCATCTCCTTAATGTTTCTCCAAAGTTTAAAAGATCTTGACCTGCTGATAATACTCCATGCCTTAAGAACTGAACCATTGGAGCTGCTAGGGACATTGCCGGTTGTATAAGGGTTTCTTCTGCACTCAAAGCAGAAATGCTTACACCTTTCCAAGTCAAAGGGCTTTCTCTTTGCTGTGTTAGATAGACATGTGTATGCCTGTAGAAAAAATGAGGGGCAGGGGGGATAAGATTGTATttcgtgcatgtttggaaactgcTATACAATTCTGaagccagaatcaattatgacatAAACTCATCAGTTCCAAAATGGATTTTGACGAAAGAGAAACTGATCTAAATGAGTTAGAAACCCATCATTTGATCGAAATCTAGAATACAATAAAAATGAATGCCCATTGTAGAATCACCAAAATTGAATGCTCATTGCCTCATTGTTATAGTACTTATCATAGTTGCAGGCTAAAGTGACAAACcataaaaggaaaagaaaatatcagACTTACCTCAGAAACAAGCTTGAAAGCAATTTCAGCCTTTGGATGTTTATTCTTGTCAGGATGAAGTTGCAAGGCTACAAAccagaaaaaatgaaaaatgaaaaaactcCACATTGttcaagagagagagaaaatgtagAATGCAGACAACCATAAAACCAGTTATCAAATCCTTACCTAGTTTATGGTAACGCTTGCGAATGGCATTTACCCCTGCATTTTCTTCCACCTATGAGAACCCAATAATGAAGAAAAATTGCATCATAAGAAAGAACCCAAAAATGTGGTACCTATTATGCATCAACAAGAA
This window harbors:
- the LOC130712058 gene encoding pumilio homolog 24; translation: MAPKNQHDGTLKKRKRNTTEPPHKSPSKSKAPTKFAASKKHKPNSAGKEKNEKPTVPVTGRERRIQSKELAEARKKKRKRHYTLEQELARLWEKMRRHEIAKEDRAKLVTEALQKMKGKIPEIAGSHVSSRVLQTCVKHCSQAERDAVFEELQPHFLNLAYNAYSVHLVKKMLDNASKKQLAGFISSLRGHVAPLLRHMVGSVVVEHAYELANAAQKQQLLSELYSTELQLFKDLVSSKESRLLDIMSKLDLQKGSVLRHMASVIQPILEKGIVDHSILHRLLLEYFTIAGKTSVAEIIQQLSSPLLVRMIGTKDGAKIGVLCVKYGSAKERKKIIKGLKEHIGKTAYHQYGCMVLVCILSVVDDTKLITKVIIRELQSILKELVLDKNGRRPLLQLLHPNCSRYFSPEDLASLNSSIPSLSLKDQSETSSQTETSKASLDDNESNEDKEVTVDEVNKDKTSVDDSDLAESGKKDPLVRRQELLINSGLAESLLDVCTESVGELIRSNFGKEVLYEVATGGSGGILHPTLDDKINSLHKAIASLAALPKSEDSEEEHVLENFHSNRTIRKLILDCPSFASTLWEEALKGKCESWAHGHSCKVISAFLESPDSEVQKLAKKELQPLIDNGILKNLKPTEQATQ
- the LOC130712059 gene encoding uncharacterized protein LOC130712059, with product MGQESDSKAKLVSDICSISTRSAVCAHRILSNTDKAKFIDWYCILGVEENAGVNAIRKRYHKLALQLHPDKNKHPKAEIAFKLVSEAYTCLSNTAKRKPFDLERCKHFCFECRRNPYTTGNVPSSSNGSVLKAWSIISRSRSFKLWRNIKEMRERFKEEAKVVENCMRTNSMSRKESPLSNPVAYLQRSKSMHRFDKETPVFNPSDYLYQGYPHLREHVFKNSSTFWYLQTTSMLHRHNRGAQHASPVFEGRARSTFASIYAFVPS